A single Flavobacterium sp. 1 DNA region contains:
- the mobA gene encoding conjugal transfer protein MobA, which yields MENEQKKNPHKGGRPSKIDPAVHRYSISLTAEENVRFLTLFETSGMHVMAHFITACVFQKGIKTVKIDKATMDYYMRLTSFYSQFRSIGVNYIQVVKLLYSRFSDKKASAFLYKLEKQTTEMAVLCQKIIILTEEFETKHLKK from the coding sequence ATGGAAAATGAACAAAAAAAGAACCCGCATAAAGGAGGCAGACCTTCCAAAATAGATCCCGCAGTCCACCGCTATTCTATCAGTCTTACTGCGGAAGAAAATGTCCGCTTCCTCACTCTTTTTGAAACATCAGGAATGCATGTAATGGCTCATTTTATTACAGCGTGTGTTTTTCAAAAAGGGATAAAAACAGTTAAGATCGATAAAGCGACAATGGATTATTATATGCGCCTGACCTCTTTTTACAGCCAGTTCCGTTCAATTGGGGTTAATTACATTCAGGTTGTTAAACTATTGTATAGTCGTTTTTCCGACAAAAAGGCATCTGCATTTTTATACAAATTGGAAAAACAGACAACTGAAATGGCGGTATTGTGTCAAAAAATAATTATTCTGACAGAAGAATTTGAAACAAAACATCTTAAAAAGTAA
- a CDS encoding helix-turn-helix domain-containing protein: MEITFLDIQILGALHKEVKQVSKLIHEITSPYKALQQATKWLDQQETCQLLNISKRTLQTYRTKGILGSTQINRKTYFKLSDVELLIQGERRLKKQKK, encoded by the coding sequence ATGGAAATAACATTTTTAGATATTCAGATTTTAGGGGCACTACATAAGGAAGTAAAGCAAGTTTCTAAATTGATCCATGAAATCACTTCTCCTTACAAGGCATTGCAACAGGCTACGAAGTGGCTCGACCAGCAGGAAACTTGCCAATTGCTTAACATCAGTAAACGGACGTTACAGACGTACAGGACAAAAGGTATTCTTGGGTCAACGCAAATCAATCGGAAGACTTATTTCAAATTATCAGATGTGGAATTACTCATACAGGGAGAACGACGATTAAAAAAGCAAAAGAAATGA
- a CDS encoding helix-turn-helix domain-containing protein, whose amino-acid sequence MKPIGDSNEDMIVLIEAVTSIKNELLYIREYFHPLLKGEIYLSGEQVCQMLHVSKRTLQQYRDDGQIPFIKLERKILFRESDIIKVLENNYQRPIEIKRIL is encoded by the coding sequence ATGAAACCTATTGGAGATTCAAACGAGGACATGATTGTCCTGATTGAAGCAGTGACTAGCATCAAAAACGAACTGCTATATATCAGAGAATATTTCCACCCACTCTTAAAAGGGGAAATTTACCTGTCAGGCGAACAAGTTTGTCAGATGCTACATGTCAGCAAACGGACGTTGCAACAGTACAGAGATGACGGACAGATACCCTTTATCAAACTCGAACGGAAAATCCTGTTCCGAGAATCGGATATCATCAAGGTATTGGAAAATAATTATCAGCGTCCGATTGAAATCAAAAGAATACTTTAA
- a CDS encoding site-specific integrase produces MKTTKKSTFKVLFYLKKNAPKKNGMVAVMCRITVNGKQSAFSTKMDVSASNWDLKYGRILGKSHEAQGVNNKIDRIRLDIEECYSKILKNEGAVNSDKLKNTFLGMESEELTFFKFFEQFLLDFDKKVNNGLRVNGTRGKYRALLKHLRSFVIKKYACSDVSFNDLTPDFVQDFDYYLRDDLCLTHNTVWIYMLGFTAVCRLAIGRKHLGFNPLSEYKNTKKDKDRGYLLRSELELLVTFNCEKRNDELVKDLFVFSCFTGLCYSDIKGLKNSNIQEFFDGNKWIIIRRKKTATSSNVMLLEIPKMIIGKYAGLSKDGKIFSVPSNPTCNSSLRRISKLIECLKEKKVTFHLARHTFATLFLSEGVPLESLSKMLGHKNIATTQIYAKVLNEKVGKDMQKVSQKFEAMERSFVASL; encoded by the coding sequence ATGAAAACGACAAAAAAATCAACGTTTAAGGTATTGTTTTACCTAAAAAAGAACGCCCCAAAGAAAAATGGAATGGTTGCGGTTATGTGCAGGATTACCGTAAATGGTAAACAGTCTGCATTTAGTACAAAGATGGATGTTTCAGCATCGAATTGGGACTTGAAGTATGGTAGGATTTTAGGAAAAAGCCATGAAGCCCAAGGCGTAAACAACAAAATTGATAGAATCCGTTTGGATATTGAGGAATGTTATTCTAAAATACTGAAAAATGAAGGAGCTGTAAATAGTGATAAACTCAAAAATACCTTTCTCGGTATGGAAAGCGAAGAACTGACCTTTTTCAAATTCTTCGAACAGTTTCTTTTAGATTTTGATAAAAAAGTCAACAACGGACTTCGGGTAAATGGCACACGTGGTAAGTACAGAGCGCTTTTGAAGCATCTTAGAAGTTTTGTTATTAAAAAATACGCTTGTTCCGATGTATCATTTAACGACCTTACTCCTGATTTTGTGCAGGACTTTGATTATTACCTGCGTGATGATCTATGTTTAACGCACAACACCGTTTGGATTTACATGCTTGGCTTTACAGCGGTTTGTCGATTGGCAATCGGTAGAAAGCACCTTGGATTTAATCCGCTGAGTGAATACAAGAACACAAAAAAAGACAAAGACAGAGGTTATCTGTTGCGTAGCGAGTTGGAACTTCTTGTAACATTCAATTGTGAAAAAAGAAATGATGAATTGGTCAAAGACCTGTTTGTTTTCAGTTGCTTTACAGGGCTTTGCTATTCGGATATAAAAGGACTTAAAAATAGTAATATTCAAGAGTTCTTTGACGGGAATAAGTGGATTATCATCCGCAGGAAAAAAACGGCTACATCATCCAATGTAATGCTGTTGGAGATACCTAAAATGATTATCGGGAAGTATGCAGGATTGTCAAAGGACGGGAAAATATTTTCGGTACCATCAAATCCTACCTGTAATAGTAGCTTAAGGCGTATATCCAAACTTATCGAATGCCTTAAAGAGAAGAAAGTAACCTTTCATTTGGCACGCCATACCTTTGCCACCCTCTTTTTAAGCGAAGGCGTTCCTTTAGAGAGTTTGAGTAAAATGTTGGGACATAAAAACATTGCCACTACACAGATTTATGCAAAGGTACTCAACGAGAAAGTTGGAAAAGATATGCAAAAGGTATCGCAGAAGTTTGAAGCTATGGAACGTTCCTTTGTGGCAAGCTTATAA
- a CDS encoding BNR repeat-containing protein, which produces MPQKATDSLYRFRFSREILALLMLFFCAVVHAQLETNESEVGLGWSSNSVNTVIFRNSALTTFKNWQFTAYYNPEGKMVLAKRNLNSSQWQKVITPYSGNVKDAHNSISIAIDADGFLHVSWDQHDTRLRYAKSKMPFSLELGEEQSMAGNDETKVTYPEFHNLPNGKLLFCYRSGASGRGNMIVKTYDVKTQKWTYLQNNLIDGENQRSAYWQMCVGQKGIYISWVWRESWDVSTNHDICYAFSADGGQTWEKSSGEKYNLPITKSTAEIAWKVPQKSSLINQTAMTVDAQGNPYIANYWDDNGVPQYKVVYLDKGKWNKINTDFHNKPFSLGGGGTKRIPISRPEILVNKSMVYLIFRDEERGNKITLASANLNKKQWKLADITDYSVGQWEPNLDKELWKDKSQLHIFSQNVSQADGEGLADAEPQAVRVIELKKMPITK; this is translated from the coding sequence ATGCCACAGAAAGCCACCGATAGTTTGTACAGATTTAGATTTAGCCGTGAAATTTTAGCTTTATTGATGCTGTTTTTTTGTGCAGTAGTCCATGCTCAACTTGAAACTAATGAAAGCGAAGTTGGTTTGGGATGGAGCAGCAATTCTGTCAACACTGTTATTTTTAGAAATAGTGCTTTGACAACTTTTAAAAATTGGCAATTTACCGCTTATTACAATCCTGAAGGGAAGATGGTTTTGGCAAAGCGCAATTTGAATTCCAGTCAATGGCAAAAAGTAATTACGCCTTATAGTGGCAATGTAAAAGATGCTCATAATAGTATCAGTATTGCAATAGATGCGGATGGTTTTCTTCATGTAAGCTGGGATCAGCATGATACTCGTTTGCGATATGCGAAAAGCAAAATGCCTTTTAGTTTAGAGTTGGGTGAGGAGCAATCCATGGCTGGCAATGATGAAACCAAGGTGACTTATCCAGAATTTCATAATCTGCCAAACGGGAAGCTTTTGTTTTGTTACCGTTCGGGCGCTTCGGGAAGAGGGAATATGATTGTGAAAACGTATGATGTGAAAACTCAAAAATGGACTTACTTGCAAAATAATTTAATTGATGGCGAAAACCAGCGCTCTGCTTATTGGCAAATGTGTGTAGGCCAAAAAGGCATTTATATTTCGTGGGTTTGGCGCGAGAGCTGGGATGTTTCGACTAATCATGATATTTGTTACGCTTTTTCGGCAGATGGCGGACAAACTTGGGAGAAATCTTCAGGAGAGAAATACAATTTACCAATAACGAAAAGCACAGCAGAAATTGCTTGGAAAGTGCCTCAAAAGAGCAGTTTAATCAATCAAACTGCGATGACTGTCGATGCGCAGGGAAATCCGTATATTGCAAATTATTGGGATGATAATGGAGTGCCGCAGTATAAAGTGGTGTATTTGGATAAGGGAAAATGGAATAAAATCAATACTGATTTTCATAACAAACCTTTTTCTTTAGGAGGCGGAGGAACGAAAAGGATTCCAATTTCGCGACCTGAAATTTTGGTCAATAAATCGATGGTTTACCTGATTTTTAGAGACGAGGAAAGAGGGAATAAGATTACTTTGGCCAGTGCCAATTTGAATAAAAAGCAATGGAAACTTGCTGATATTACGGATTATTCTGTGGGGCAATGGGAACCTAACTTGGATAAAGAATTGTGGAAAGATAAATCGCAGCTGCATATTTTTTCTCAAAATGTGAGTCAGGCTGATGGAGAAGGATTGGCAGATGCAGAACCTCAAGCCGTGCGGGTTATTGAACTGAAAAAAATGCCTATAACTAAATAG
- a CDS encoding DUF2809 domain-containing protein, giving the protein MLTFNKKYFGLTILIFVIEVLIALFVHDTIIRPYIGDVLVVILIYCFIKSFLKLPVLPVALFVLLFSFGIEFLQYLNIVEKLGLQNSKLARTVIGTSFAWIDLVCYIAGIIIVLIAEKNLRKIEDNIIVTNKT; this is encoded by the coding sequence ATGCTAACATTCAACAAAAAATATTTCGGCTTAACAATTCTGATTTTTGTCATAGAAGTTTTAATTGCACTATTTGTTCATGATACTATCATTCGCCCCTATATAGGCGATGTATTGGTTGTGATTCTAATTTACTGTTTTATAAAATCGTTTTTGAAATTGCCAGTTTTGCCTGTTGCACTATTTGTTCTGCTGTTTTCCTTTGGCATAGAATTTCTTCAGTATTTGAATATTGTCGAAAAACTGGGGCTGCAAAATTCAAAATTGGCTAGAACTGTTATTGGAACCTCATTTGCTTGGATTGATTTAGTATGCTATATTGCGGGAATTATTATTGTTCTTATTGCAGAAAAGAATTTGCGAAAAATAGAAGACAATATTATAGTTACCAACAAAACGTAA
- a CDS encoding glycoside hydrolase family 28 protein, protein MKFKLNQLLFLAFAITFSNCSMNITAQNTGSSKDSYSGIEFKMNKINEPKIPNNTVNIADFGAVNGGTVLCTKAFADAIDAVSKKGGGKVIIPPGIWLTGPITLKSNIELHAQRGALIKFSTDKNLYPIIQTSFEGLNTWRCISPIYGKNLENVAFTGNGVYDGSGEVWRMVKKGKLTEDQWNSFVKSGGVLNDKKTSWYPSEQYVKGNQNADQNVRPDLKTKEQFEEIRDFLRPVMVSIQNSKRVLFDGPVFQNSPAWNIHPLMVEDLIIRNTTVRNPWYSQNGDGLDVESCKNVLVENSSFDVGDDAICIKSGKDKDGRDRGVACENIIIKNNIVYHGHGGVTVGSEMSGGVKNMHVSNCTFMGTDVGLRFKSNRGRGGVVENIFISDIFMNNIPSQAISFDLYYGGKSIAEKLADGENNTVSAAVPVDEKTPQFKNIFIKNIFINGAQQAVFLQGLPEMNLENIEISNLTGKADKGFSIIDANGIKLNNINLDIANSTIFEIYNGKNMSLKNINFNSDSQKAVSIDGEASKNIELISNAKTDFSKKTTVGEKVAKGAVKM, encoded by the coding sequence ATGAAATTTAAATTAAATCAATTATTATTTCTTGCATTTGCAATCACATTCTCAAACTGTTCGATGAACATTACGGCTCAGAATACTGGTTCATCAAAGGATTCCTATAGTGGCATTGAATTTAAAATGAACAAAATAAACGAACCAAAAATCCCAAACAATACCGTAAATATTGCCGATTTTGGTGCTGTAAACGGCGGAACCGTTTTGTGTACCAAAGCTTTTGCTGATGCCATAGATGCTGTTTCTAAAAAAGGCGGCGGAAAAGTAATCATTCCTCCAGGGATTTGGCTTACTGGACCAATTACTCTAAAAAGTAATATCGAACTGCATGCACAAAGAGGTGCATTGATTAAATTTTCTACAGACAAAAATTTATATCCTATTATCCAAACCAGTTTTGAAGGCTTAAACACCTGGCGTTGTATCTCACCTATTTACGGAAAAAACCTTGAAAACGTAGCCTTTACCGGAAATGGTGTTTATGACGGTTCGGGCGAAGTATGGAGAATGGTAAAAAAAGGTAAATTAACCGAAGACCAATGGAATAGTTTTGTAAAATCTGGAGGAGTATTAAACGATAAAAAAACAAGCTGGTATCCATCAGAACAATATGTGAAAGGAAACCAGAACGCTGATCAAAATGTTCGTCCTGATTTAAAAACCAAAGAACAATTTGAAGAAATCCGCGATTTTCTTCGTCCTGTAATGGTCAGCATTCAAAATAGTAAACGCGTTTTATTCGACGGTCCTGTTTTTCAAAATTCACCGGCTTGGAACATCCATCCTTTGATGGTTGAAGACTTGATTATCCGCAACACAACGGTTCGTAACCCTTGGTATTCTCAAAACGGTGACGGACTAGACGTAGAATCCTGTAAAAATGTTTTGGTAGAAAATTCTAGTTTTGACGTTGGTGATGATGCAATCTGCATCAAATCTGGGAAAGACAAAGATGGTCGCGATCGTGGCGTTGCCTGCGAAAATATCATTATTAAAAATAACATTGTGTATCATGGTCATGGCGGTGTAACCGTAGGAAGCGAAATGTCTGGCGGCGTAAAAAACATGCATGTTTCCAACTGTACTTTTATGGGAACAGATGTTGGTCTGCGATTTAAAAGTAACCGCGGACGCGGAGGTGTGGTAGAAAACATCTTTATTTCGGATATTTTCATGAATAATATTCCATCGCAGGCCATTTCTTTCGACTTGTATTATGGAGGAAAATCGATAGCCGAAAAATTGGCAGATGGAGAAAACAACACTGTAAGTGCAGCCGTTCCTGTAGACGAAAAAACACCGCAGTTTAAAAACATTTTTATAAAAAATATTTTTATAAATGGAGCACAGCAGGCTGTATTTTTACAAGGCTTACCTGAAATGAATTTAGAAAACATCGAAATTTCTAATTTAACCGGTAAAGCCGATAAAGGTTTTTCTATCATTGACGCTAACGGAATTAAACTTAACAACATCAATCTAGACATTGCAAACAGTACAATTTTTGAAATTTACAACGGGAAAAATATGTCTCTAAAAAACATCAATTTCAATTCAGATTCTCAAAAAGCAGTAAGCATAGATGGTGAAGCCAGCAAAAACATCGAATTGATTTCGAACGCTAAAACTGACTTTAGCAAGAAAACCACCGTTGGTGAAAAAGTAGCTAAAGGTGCTGTAAAAATGTAA
- a CDS encoding GntR family transcriptional regulator yields the protein MIKIIKIDEDSRVPKYKQIVDSILTNISNGSLRINQKIPSINSFSEEFYMSRDTVEKAYNILKERKIITSIRGKGYYITQTKLISKVNVLFVYNKLSSYKMATYNSFIDTIGANAHTDLQIYHCDETIFLNLLDKYEGAYDYYIITTHFKTEDLKHSSYTDAVIDAINKIPKEKLIIMDNIKLGINNDVIKIYQDFENDIYNALKEGLEKIKQYTRIILVYPEKAVYPYPRRILHGFKKFCVEFGINYEIIDEIYDDIVLKKGDLFITIEESDLVNLVKQIRDTEMKLGKHIGVISYNDTPLKELLGITVISTDFKIMGETAAQMILNKEIGQVKVPFNFIYRKSI from the coding sequence ATGATAAAGATTATTAAAATTGACGAGGACTCACGTGTACCAAAATACAAGCAAATTGTTGATTCTATTTTAACTAATATCAGCAATGGAAGTTTAAGAATAAATCAAAAAATTCCTTCAATTAATAGTTTTAGTGAAGAGTTTTATATGTCGAGAGACACTGTTGAAAAGGCATATAACATCTTAAAAGAACGAAAAATCATCACATCAATCCGTGGAAAAGGATATTATATCACCCAAACCAAATTGATTTCGAAAGTAAACGTGCTGTTTGTGTACAACAAATTAAGTTCTTATAAAATGGCAACTTATAATTCGTTCATTGACACCATTGGAGCCAACGCCCACACCGATCTGCAGATTTATCACTGCGATGAAACAATTTTTTTGAATCTGCTTGACAAATATGAAGGCGCTTACGATTACTATATTATCACTACTCATTTTAAAACCGAAGATTTAAAACACAGCAGTTATACTGATGCGGTTATTGATGCCATTAATAAAATTCCTAAAGAAAAACTCATTATTATGGATAATATCAAATTAGGAATAAATAATGATGTTATTAAAATTTATCAGGATTTTGAAAACGACATTTATAATGCCCTAAAAGAAGGTTTAGAAAAAATAAAACAATACACCCGAATAATCTTAGTATATCCTGAGAAAGCCGTGTATCCATATCCAAGAAGAATTCTGCATGGTTTCAAGAAGTTTTGTGTCGAATTTGGAATCAATTATGAAATTATAGATGAAATATATGATGACATTGTGCTGAAAAAAGGGGATTTATTCATCACCATCGAAGAATCAGATTTGGTAAACCTAGTGAAACAAATCAGAGACACCGAAATGAAATTAGGCAAGCATATTGGCGTCATCTCGTACAATGACACACCGTTAAAAGAATTATTAGGCATTACCGTAATATCAACGGATTTCAAAATAATGGGAGAAACGGCTGCTCAAATGATTTTAAACAAAGAAATCGGGCAAGTAAAAGTTCCGTTTAATTTCATCTATCGAAAATCTATTTAA
- the rhaT gene encoding L-rhamnose/proton symporter RhaT codes for MESILGILFHSIGGFSSGSFYMPFKKVKGWAWESYWLVGGFFSWLIVPPIAAYLTIPNFTEIISVASPSIKALAFSMGLIWGIGGLTYGLGVRYLGMSLGNSIVLGFCSAFGALVPSIYYNFYPSEGKISFTDMLATSGGKLVLLGVLVCLIGIAISGKAGMLKEKDFAVGHEDKDREFSLVKGLIIAVISGILSSFFNFGIEVGKPLAEAAVVSGCNPLFQNNVTYIVVLWGGLTTNFIWCMYLNFKNKTFGDYTNKATPIRKNIMFSALAGTMWFLQFFFYGMGESKLGNGASSWILHMATIILTANFWGFYLKEWSGVSNKTFNTFLVGIGLIMLSIVLVGIGNSL; via the coding sequence ATGGAATCAATACTCGGAATTCTTTTTCACTCTATCGGAGGATTTTCATCAGGAAGTTTTTATATGCCTTTCAAAAAAGTTAAGGGTTGGGCATGGGAAAGCTATTGGCTGGTAGGAGGTTTTTTTTCCTGGTTAATCGTTCCGCCAATTGCAGCTTATTTAACCATTCCAAATTTTACTGAAATTATTAGTGTGGCTTCACCTTCTATAAAAGCGCTTGCTTTTTCGATGGGATTGATTTGGGGAATAGGAGGGCTTACTTATGGTCTTGGTGTGCGTTACTTAGGAATGTCATTAGGCAATTCAATAGTGTTGGGTTTTTGTTCTGCTTTTGGAGCATTAGTTCCATCTATATATTATAATTTTTATCCATCCGAAGGAAAAATTTCTTTTACAGATATGCTTGCTACTTCTGGTGGCAAATTGGTTTTACTGGGGGTTTTGGTTTGTTTGATTGGAATTGCTATTTCTGGAAAAGCTGGAATGCTAAAAGAGAAAGATTTTGCGGTAGGACATGAAGATAAAGACAGGGAATTTAGCTTGGTAAAAGGTTTGATCATTGCGGTGATTTCTGGAATATTGAGTTCTTTTTTCAATTTTGGAATAGAAGTAGGAAAGCCTTTGGCAGAAGCAGCGGTGGTTAGTGGCTGTAATCCTTTATTTCAAAATAATGTAACTTATATAGTTGTGCTTTGGGGCGGATTGACTACCAATTTTATTTGGTGTATGTATCTTAATTTCAAAAATAAAACTTTTGGGGATTACACCAATAAGGCAACACCAATAAGAAAGAATATTATGTTTTCAGCTTTGGCAGGAACTATGTGGTTTTTACAATTTTTCTTTTATGGTATGGGCGAAAGCAAATTAGGCAATGGTGCCAGTTCTTGGATTTTGCACATGGCAACAATTATTTTAACAGCTAACTTTTGGGGATTTTATTTAAAAGAATGGTCTGGGGTTTCCAATAAAACATTCAATACTTTTTTAGTAGGAATCGGATTAATTATGCTGTCAATTGTTTTAGTAGGAATCGGAAATTCATTATAA
- a CDS encoding bifunctional aldolase/short-chain dehydrogenase: MSNINTENMTFKHVSYLWDEAKAQELAGDEVALFIYRSNILGADLRLTNYGGGNTSVKITDKDPLTGESSEVMWIKGSGGDIGTLTKSGCAALYLERLRNLENVYRGIEFEDEMVELFNHCIFDLASKAPSIDTPLHGFLPFKHIDHLHPDAAIAIAAAKDGKQITEELFNGEIGWVGWQRPGFDLGLQLRACLEEASQKGKKLRGIMLGSHGLFTWGDTSYESYVNTLEVIEKCAEYLESNYGKKRPVFGGQKIESLNSEARQLQASKVAPILRGFCSSERKMIGHYTDDARVLEFINSNDLEKLAPLGTSCPDHFLRTKISPLVLELDPNEDLTDLTAIKAKLTPAFEAYRKMYAAYYDTCKKVNSPAMRDPNPVVILYPGVGMFTFAKDKTMARLASEYYVNAVNVMKGAEAVSEYTSLPRQEAFDIEYWLLEEAKLQRMPKPKALSGRVALVTGSGGGIGKAIAKKFAEEGACVILNDIDEERLAGAKAEFIKLFGKDAVDSTVLNVTSEVSAEKAYDASALAFGGVDIVINNAGISISKSIAEHSLEEWDRLYDILVKGQFIVSKAGIEVMRKQGFGGDIVNIVSKNAVVAGPNNPGYGSAKAAQAHLTRLMSAELGADKIRVNTVNPDAVISDSNIWSGGWAEGRAKAYGVTVAELPAYYAKRTLLNEIILPDDIANACFAFVGGLLNKSTGNALNVDGGVAMGFYR; encoded by the coding sequence ATGTCAAATATAAATACTGAAAATATGACTTTTAAGCACGTAAGTTATCTTTGGGATGAAGCTAAGGCACAAGAATTAGCTGGGGATGAAGTAGCGCTTTTTATTTATCGCTCTAACATATTAGGAGCTGATTTAAGATTAACAAATTATGGAGGGGGAAATACCTCAGTTAAAATTACTGATAAAGATCCTTTGACGGGTGAATCTTCGGAGGTGATGTGGATTAAAGGTTCGGGTGGAGACATCGGAACATTAACAAAATCAGGTTGTGCAGCCTTATATTTAGAAAGACTTCGTAATCTTGAAAACGTATACAGAGGTATTGAATTTGAAGATGAAATGGTAGAATTATTCAATCACTGTATTTTTGATTTGGCTTCAAAAGCGCCTTCAATCGACACGCCTTTGCATGGATTCCTGCCATTCAAACACATTGACCACTTGCATCCGGATGCGGCTATTGCTATTGCTGCTGCAAAGGATGGAAAACAAATTACAGAAGAATTATTCAATGGAGAAATTGGTTGGGTAGGATGGCAGCGTCCTGGCTTTGATTTGGGGCTTCAATTGAGAGCATGTCTAGAAGAAGCTTCGCAAAAAGGTAAAAAATTGCGTGGTATTATGTTAGGCTCCCACGGTTTGTTTACTTGGGGAGACACCTCTTATGAAAGTTATGTAAATACGCTTGAGGTAATCGAAAAATGTGCCGAGTATTTGGAAAGCAATTATGGAAAAAAACGCCCAGTTTTTGGAGGTCAAAAAATAGAGAGCTTAAATTCGGAAGCGCGTCAGCTGCAAGCATCAAAAGTAGCTCCGATTTTAAGAGGTTTCTGTTCATCTGAAAGAAAAATGATTGGTCATTATACTGATGATGCCAGAGTTTTAGAATTTATTAATTCTAATGATTTAGAGAAATTAGCTCCATTAGGTACTTCATGTCCAGATCATTTCTTGAGAACAAAAATCAGTCCTTTGGTTTTAGAATTAGATCCAAATGAAGATTTGACTGATTTGACTGCAATCAAAGCAAAATTGACACCTGCATTTGAAGCTTACAGAAAAATGTATGCTGCTTATTACGATACTTGCAAAAAAGTTAATTCACCAGCAATGCGTGACCCAAATCCAGTGGTAATTTTATACCCAGGAGTAGGAATGTTCACTTTTGCAAAAGATAAAACAATGGCTCGTTTGGCATCTGAATATTATGTCAATGCCGTAAATGTGATGAAAGGTGCCGAAGCTGTTTCCGAATATACCTCATTGCCACGTCAGGAAGCTTTTGATATTGAATATTGGTTGTTGGAAGAAGCTAAATTACAGCGTATGCCAAAACCAAAAGCATTGTCTGGAAGAGTAGCCCTTGTTACTGGTTCAGGTGGTGGAATTGGTAAAGCTATTGCTAAAAAATTCGCAGAAGAAGGTGCATGTGTTATCCTCAATGATATTGATGAAGAACGTTTAGCTGGTGCTAAAGCAGAATTTATCAAACTGTTTGGAAAAGATGCAGTAGATAGCACAGTTTTAAATGTAACTAGCGAAGTTAGTGCTGAAAAAGCGTATGATGCATCAGCCTTGGCTTTTGGAGGTGTAGATATTGTGATCAATAACGCAGGGATCAGTATTTCAAAATCTATTGCAGAACATTCACTTGAAGAGTGGGACAGATTATATGATATTTTAGTTAAAGGACAATTTATTGTTTCTAAAGCTGGAATAGAAGTAATGCGCAAACAAGGTTTTGGCGGAGATATTGTAAATATTGTATCTAAAAATGCAGTAGTTGCAGGACCAAACAATCCTGGATACGGATCGGCCAAAGCGGCTCAAGCACATTTAACCCGTTTAATGTCTGCTGAATTAGGAGCTGATAAAATTCGTGTAAACACTGTAAATCCAGATGCGGTAATCTCTGATTCAAATATTTGGTCAGGAGGATGGGCAGAAGGACGTGCTAAAGCATACGGTGTTACTGTAGCAGAATTGCCTGCATATTATGCTAAACGTACATTATTAAACGAAATTATATTGCCTGATGATATTGCTAATGCTTGTTTTGCATTTGTTGGCGGCTTGTTGAATAAATCAACTGGAAATGCCTTAAATGTAGATGGCGGTGTAGCGATGGGCTTTTATAGATAA